In Labilibaculum sp. DW002, the genomic window TCAATACATTACTGAAGGAATCGAAGTGTCTGTTGATGAATCGGTTGCGAAATCGAAAGAGTTGGCTAGTAAGATGAAGGAAATCTGTAAAGAAAAAGGAATTAATTTCTATCTTTAATCTAAGCTAGTAATTATGCTTAAGGATTATTATTTTTAAGCTTGAGATCAAAATTATACACAAATACAAAAAACATAACATTATGAGTTTAAGACCTCTTTTCCCTGATACAAGAATGAGAAGATTGCGTTACAGCAAAGTTGTACGTGATATGGTTGCAGAAACATCGCTTTCAGCAGATGATTTAATCATGCCACTTTTTGTTTGTCCGGGTGAGAAGGTTAAAAATCCAATTAAGTCGATGCCGGGTAACGATCAGTTATCGGTTGATATGTTGGTTGAAAAATGTAAAGAACTGCATGCTGCAGGTGTTAAATCGGTATTGCTTTTCGGTATTCCTGAGTCGAAAGACGAGGACGGATCAGTAGCGACTCATGAACATGGTATTGTTCAGAAGGCAACCCGTGCCATTAAAGAGGTTTTACCAGAAATGTATATCATTGCTGATATCTGCAATTGCGAGTACACAACTCACGGGCATTGTGGAACCATCATCGATGGTGATGTAGATAACGACAGCACTTTGGTAACACTATCTGCACAAGCTGTTTCTTTGGCTGAAGCTGGTGTTGATATGGTTGCTCCATCTGATATGATGGATGGTCGTATTGCTCATATGCGTGCTGCTTTGGATGAGAATTGTTTCGAGAAAATGCCAATTATGGCTTACTCGGCTAAATATGCTTCAGGATTTTACGGACCATTTAGAGATGCAGCTGATTCGGCTCCTCAGTTTGGTGACAGAAGTACCTACCAAATGGATCCTCGAAACAGCGACGAAGCCATTCGTGAGGTTGAGATGGATATTGCTGAAGGGGCAGATATCGTAATGGTGAAGCCGGCATTGAGTTACCTTGATGTGATTTACCGTACCAAGCACGAGTTTAATACGCCTGTTGCAGCTTATAATGTAAGTGGTGAATTCTCTATGGTAAAAGCAGCTCAGGAAAGAGATTGGATTGATGGAAATCGTGTGATGATGGAAATTATGACATCGATTAAACGTGCGGGTGCTGATATCATCATTACTTACCATGCACAGGAAGTGGCTGAGATTCTTAATAAAAAATAAAAAATACGCCAATTTTGTTTACTAACTACTAACAGGAAACTAAATGAGTCAATCAATATTTCTAGATACAATAAACGGCATTAAGCGCGAAAGACCACCTGTGTGGTTTATGCGCCAAGCCGGACGCGTGTTACCTTCGTATATGAAACTTCGCGAAAGCTATGGCTTTAAACATATGATGGAAGAGCCAAAGCTGGCAGCTGAGGTGACTTTGCTTCCTATTCACGATTTGGGTGTCGATGCGGCTATTCTATTTTCTGATATTCTTGTGATTCCTGAAGCCCTGGGTATGGAGTTGAGCTTTGAAGGAAAAGGACCGACCTTTAAAACAGCCCTTAAGGATGTTGAAGATCCATTGAAATTCCTGACGGATATGCCTGAGAAATTGGAGCATATTTATAAGGCAATTGATGAAATTTTAGCGACCAAACCAGCTGAAATTCCTTTGATCGGATTCTGTGGCGGACCCTTAACCACTTTGTGTTATATGTTCCAGGGTTTTAGCCAGAACCTGAACTTTCCTGACTTTGTACCTGCCATTTACCGCGATAAGGCGACCATGAAAAAGTTGGTGACTCGTATTACGGAGATGAGTATCCATTATGCACTGAAGCAAGTGGAGCATGGCATACAAGCTTTTCAGTTGTTCGAAACGCATGCAGGTTTAATTCCTATCGAATTGTATAAAGAGGTGTTCTTACCATCGGTAAAAGCAATTCTTGGAGCCGTACGTGCCAAAGGTGTAAAGACAATTTACTTGCCTAAGGGATTGGGTACAGGTATCAATATGGTGAATCACGATTTGTGCGACTGTGTGAGTGTCGATTGGCAAACACCCTTGCACGAGGTTCGTAAGATTGTAGGCGAGGATATGATTCTTCAGGGAAACTTCGATCCCAGAACCTTACTTGCTGATAAGAATGCCATTGATCAGGAATTCGAATACCATCTGAATTATGGTCGTAAAGATCACAAGTGGATTTTCAACCTGGGACATGGTTTGTTGCCAAACATCCCTGTTGAGAATGTGAAATACTTGATTGATAAAGTAAAAACCTCTGATTGGGGAAGATAAGCTTTCCCAAGCAACAAAATATAAAGGAGGTACTAGAAATAGCACCTCTTTTTTTATGCCTAAAAGTAAATCGTTAATTCTTATGCGTTTAGAAATATCAACACCAAAAGGAGCTACAACGAATTCGAAACCTGAAGAAACAAAATCTTGTTGTGAAAATAAACCAGATCGATTTACTTTAAAAGGGAAAGCCATCACAAGTGATGGCTTTTTTGTTCGTTTATAAGCTTCGTTAATTATAGAAAATTATTTTTATGTTGAAAAACTTACGCTTGAGTTAGGAATGGGTAATTATGATTTCTACTTTCGCAGTCCAAATAAACAAAACATATTATACAATGGCAGATTACACAAAAATGTGGACAGATCTTGGTTTGAACCATGCTAATCACGATGCTTTATTAGAGAATTTAGGTGGAGCATACCAATCTATTTTTATGTCTCAGGAGCAACGTCCTGAAGGGATGGGATATTTTGATTTCGTAATGAGTGAAGCTCATGGGCTTAGAATTCAAGAATTGGGTGAAGAGCAGGAGGCAGGACGAAAGATTATTGGTTCTTTTTGTGTTTTTGTTCCAGAAGAGTTAGTATTGGCAGCTGGTTGTACTTCTGTTGGCTTATGTGCTGGTGCAGATTTTGCTCAAGAAGAAGTTGAAAAAGTACTGCCTCGTAATACTTGTTCTTTGATCAAATCATTTTTTGGTTTTTCGTTGGGTAAGGTTTGTCCTTATATGGAAGTTTCTGACCTTATTGTTGGCGAGAATACTTGCGATGGAAAGAAAAAGTCATTTGAAACTTTTAGTCAAATGGTGCCAAATTTCTACCAAATGGACCTACCTCAAAACAAGGCTCCAATGGGAAGAAAACTATTAAAGCATGAATACATGGCTTTTGTTGCTAAGTTAGAAGAAATGACTGGCAAAAAAATTAGCTTAGAAGATTTAAAGCAGGGAATTGCTACTGTAAATGCAAAACGAAATGCCTTAGCTCGCTTGTCTAAAGTTCGTATGGCAGATCCTAGTCCAATTTCTGGATTGGACGCTTTATTAATCAACCAAATTGCATTTTTAGACAATCCTGCTCGTTTTACTGAGAAGGTAAATGCTTTATGTGATGAATTAGAATTGTCTGTAAAAGAAAATAAAGGCGTAAAAGCTGAAAAAGCTCCTCGTATTGTTATTTCTGGTTGTCCTATGGCAATTCCTAATTGGAAAGTCCCTGCTATAATTGAAGCCACAGGTGCTGTAATTGTTGGTGAAGAATCATGTATTGGTGAGCGTGGTCAGCGCAATACAACTGATGCTTCTGCAGATTCGCTTGATGGTCTTATTGATGCAGTTGTTGATCGTTATTTCAAAATTGATTGTGCAGTATTTACACCAAATCAAGAACGTGTAGAACACATTAAAGAGATGGCTAAAAATACAAGCTCTGATGGTGTAATTCATTACGGACTTCAATTCTGTCAGCCATATATCATGGAATCTTATTCTGTAGAAAAAACCTTAGAAAAAGATGGTGTTTCTGTTTTGAGATTAGAAACTGATTATAGTCAGGAAGACATGGGCCAATTATCAACTCGAGTTGAAGCTTTTGTTGAAATCATAAAGTAAATTACGATATAAAAGACTGAGGAGCTATTGACTTCTCAGTTTTTTTTATTTGATCAGAATAAGTTATTGAAAGGACATAATGAGACAAGCAGGAATAGATATTGGCTCTAGAAGCATTGAATTGGTAGTAATTGAAGAGGGAAAGGTAGTTGTAAGTAAGCAAGCTGAATCTGGTTTCAATCCGGTTGAACGTGTCGAGGAATTAATTGCAGATGTCTCTTTCGATAAGGTGATGGCTACTGGTTATGGCCGTGCCAGTCTGGAAATAGCATTTGATTATCCTACCATTACAGAGATTAAAGCATATGGAATAGGTGCAGCAGCTTTGCATCCAGGTGTTCGTGGTATTCTTGATATTGGTGGTCAGGACACCAAGGTTATTTCTTTGAATGAAAAGGGCAAGGTGTTTAAATTTGAGATGAATGATAAATGTGCTGCAGGGACTGGTAAGTTTCTGGAAATGATGGCAACAAGCTTAGGTTATGAGCAACATACTCTTGGCTTGGAAGCATTGAAAGGACAGGAGGGAATCGAAATTAATAGCATGTGTGCTGTATTTGCTGAATCTGAAGTAACTTCTCTTTTGGCAAAAGGATGCCAACGTGCTGATATTGCATTGGCTATTCATCAATCAGTTTGTCGTCGTGCTGTTGGTATGATCAAACGTCAGGATTTAAAAGCACCAATACTATTTGCTGGCGGTGTTGCAAACAATTCTTGTATGATTCATTTACTGCAACAAACGCTAGGAGAAGATCTAATTATTCCTGAATCTCCGCAATTTGTAGGTGCTTATGGTGCCGCTGTTTTAGCAGGATTACAGTAAAATATTGGATAAAGAGAGGCATGTATATAAAAAGCCACCTTATTGGGTGGCTTTGAAAATTTAGTAATGTTCTTTCTTTTCAAATTGTTTAAGTTTGTCGATATCACGCTGAAAGCGCTCCATTAAATCTTTCGAAAATGAGTTGATTATTTTGGATTCTCTTTCTGTAATTCCATCCGATGCTTCTGCAACAATCTTCATTGCTGATATAAATTCATCGTATTGTGGTGCTGGTCCGTACATATGGCAAAAATTAATCACCTTATTGTAAATTTCTTCAACCGAAGAATTGTGAGCTTCTTCAAATTCGAACGACCATAGAATTTCTGAACCTAAAGAATGGTTCTTTAATAGTTGCACTAAAGTTTCCTTTTCCGACCGCTGAATTACTCCATCAGCTTTTGCAATAGCATAAAGTAATTCGCCGAATACTTCATACAATTTCTCCTCTTTCCTCATATCCTTAATTTTTAAATCGATATTCTATCTTCCTATAGTCTAAGTTAGGACATTTGAGTGTAAATGGACAATAAATTTTTAGTCGATAAAGGAATTACTGACTTTGATATCGGTGTCGGAGTGCATTGAAATACTCGGATATACTGGATACCAAGAACCTCCAGTATTATTCTGAATCACAGAATTATCAATGATAATATTACCCGTATGGTTGTTCGTTACAAAAAAGATTGAAGCTCCGTGTTGTACAACTTCATTGTGCTCAATCAATGAGCCAAATATACTCAAAGTCATTTCGTTTCCATCATTGTAAATTGCACCGCCACTGCCACCACCGGGAGTTCCAGATTGTGATGGATTTCCTCCATTGCCAATTGCTTTATTGTAGGAAAACAAGCTGTTTATAATTGTCCAGGAAACACCAATGCTACTAATTGCTCCACCATTTGAACCAACATTACCATATCCTTCAGCACCTCCAAATGTACAGTTAACTACATAGACTGGTTTGTTTTCGAACTGACTAAACACACGTACGGCTCCGCCACCAACATCTGGGCCCAAATCGGCACATACATTATTGAAAAAGCGGCAGTTTATCATTTTTAAACGACCACCTCGAACCCAAACAGCACCGCCACCATCATATTCCTTTTCCGATTTTGAATTGCCATTGATAAAAGTGAGGTTTTGCAATGTTAATTTAGGATGATCTTGATTCTGACAATGTGAAGTGGTCCAATTTTGATCCGAATCGCAGGTATTCATATACAATATTCTTGTTTTTCCTTCGCCACTAAGCGTAACTAATCCTCCACCATCAATCACGACATTTTCATTAGCATCATTAAAGATCTTAGCTACTTTGTCAAGTTTTATTGTAATTGGTTCCGTTCCACAATTAAAAACAATCTTTCCTCCTTTAGCGACTGCATCAATAAAGGCTTGTGCAGTGCAACTTTCAGGAGTTCCATCTCCAATAATTTGATCTGGCTCCGAAACATCCTCAAGACCCGCTTCTTTAGGAATAGGAGAGTCGCCATCTGGGTTGCCGGCCTTTGGACCATCTCCTAATAATTCTATTAAATCTTGTTTTGTATTGGTATGTTCGTGATCATTGGAAGAACATGCTATTCCTATGAAAAGAAGAGTGAAAAGGAAACAATTATTTAGTTTTACTAGCATAGTTATCTTCCGTTTGGTTGGTGAAACAGAGCTGTGTTGCTCTATTTAGCATAGAACGAAAGAATCAATTGAAAATTATATCAGATGTTAATATAAATTAACCTAATGGGTTAAAATAAAAAGGGAGGAAGTAAGTATTTATTTTGATTTGGAGATTGCTTTGAGAATGCGCTTGGCTCTAGAACAATATCCAGCCGTTCCATTTTCCATACCTTCCTCAATTATGAGAGCTAGTTCATTTTGTATGTCTGGCTCTTGCAAAGAGAAATTGTAAAGAATTTGCATTGAATATACCTTTAATGCAATAGCTGAATTGCTAGATATTAGAACATCAAAGCAATGATTAATAAATTCTCCTGAAATATTTCGTGGAAGAGGTTCGAGGCTAACCAATTTTAGGAATTGTCGAATTTTGCTCTCATTTTCGAGTTTAGGGATTAACTCAATCATTTGAGGAATGTAGAGGCGAATCAAATCCGGCGCCACATTGTAAACCTTATCCATCAACCAAGTCGCTCTCCAAGAGTGTTTTTTATCGCTAACGCTGATCTCCCAAAGATCTTTAACGTATTTTGGATTTTCAGCTATACTTTGCGCAACTAGTATTGCTTCTTCCTTAACAGGAAAAGGATCAAGTAGTTTTTCTAAATCCATATTTGTTAATTTTCCTTGCTGATTTTTATTTTAAAAAGGCAACTTACTCAACTCAACATTACCACCCGAAAGTATGATGCCAATTTTCTGTCCTTTGTACTTTTTCTTCTCTTTTAGTAAGGCTGCAAGAGCGACGGCACTTGATGGTTCTACAATGAGTTTCATTCGCTCCCAAATTAGCCTCATAGCAGCTATAATTTCTTTTTCTTCCACCCTAATTATTTCCTCAACATGTTCTTTAATGATTGGGAATGTTTTATCTCCAAGAGAGGTTAGAAGTCCATCAGCAATTGTTTGAGGATTGGTTTGTGGCACAATTTCTCCTTTTTGCAAAGATTGCCAAGCATCATCTGCACCCATTGGTTCACCTGCAATTACTTTTGTTTTTGGAGAAAAATGATGTGCAGCCATAGCAGTTCCGGCTAACAAACCACCACCACCAACAGGTGTAAAAATAGCATCCAAATCATCATGTTCTTCAATTAACTCCATTGCAGCAGTTCCTTGTCCTTCAATTACCTGATAATCATTATAAGGATGTAGAAAAATTGCTCCAGTTTTATTTACAATGTCATTTAAAGTCGTTTCTCTAGCTTCAAGTGTAGGAATGCATTCAATTACATCGCCACCATAACCTTTAACAGCAGTCTTTTTTATTTCTGGTGCGTTAGATGGCATTACCACATAAGCTTTAATGCCTTGCAATTTTGCAGCAAGAGCTAATGCTTGAGCAAAATTACCTGATGAATGCGTAGCAACACCGAACTCTCTCTCGGTTTCCGATAATTGAAGTATTGCATTTGTAGCACCACGCATTTTAAATGCTCCCATCTTTTGAAAATTCTCACATTTAAAATAGATTTCCACACCAGCAATTTCATTTATCAATTGAGAACTCATAATTGGAGTTCTGTGAACAAAGGGTTTTATTCTTTGTTGTGTTTCCTGTAAAATTTCTTTAGTGATTTTCATGATGGAAGTGTTTTTGAAAACCCTACAAGTTTAGGTAAACCTGCAGGGTTTATTATATTATTTCATCGCTTCCAATGATTCCTTAGCAGCTTGAATGGTTTTGTCAAGCATCTCATAAGTTAATGAGTTAGATAGGAAATAACTCTCGAATGATGATGGTGGCAAATAAACACCGCGCTTCAACATTTCATGAAAGAACTTGGGGAATAACTCGTTGTTTGCCGTAGCTGCTGTATCGAAATCAACCACATCAACATCGGTGAAAAAGATGGAGATCATCGACCCACAACGGTTTATCTTGTAATCAAATCCTGATGCAGTTAGTACCTTATCTAAACCTTTATGAAGGTATTCACATTTAGCAGCTAGCTCAGTGAAATGCTCTGGCTTCTCGTTAAGTTCAGTCAATAGAGTGTAACCAGCAATCATGGCAATAGGATTACCTGATAGGGTTCCAGCTTGGTAAACAGGACCTACAGGAGAAACAACTTTCATAATTTCATCTGGTCCGGCGTAAGCGCCTACAGGCATACCACCACCGATAACCTTACCAAAAGTTACCAAGTCGGCTTTAACGCCAAAGTATTCTTGTGCACCACCTTTTGCTAAACGGAACCCAGACATTACTTCGTCAAAAATCAAAAGAATACCTTCTTCATCACAAATCTGACGCAACTCTTCAAGGAAGCCTTTTTTAGGCAATACACAACCCATATTACCAGCAATCGCTTCGATAATAATAGCTGAAATTTCACCCTTATTATCGGCAACAACTTGCTTTACGTTTTCAATATCGTTGTATTTTGCCGTTAAGGTATCGTTAGCAGTTCCTGGTGTCACTCCTGGTGAATTTGGTTCGCCAAAAGTACTTGCACCTGAACCTGCTTTAATTAAGAAAGAATCAGAGTGGCCATGATAGCAACCTTCGAACTTAATAAATTTGTTGCGTCCCGTATAACCACGAGCGACACGAATAGCCGACATACAAGCCTCTGTTCCTGAATTTACCATTCTCACCTTGTCGATATTTGGAACCATATCCACAATGAGTTTAGCAATTTCAATTTCCAATCCTGTTGGTGCTCCAAATGATGTTGAATCTTCAACCTTATCCTTAATGGCTTTAATCACACTTGGATGGGCATGACCAAGAATCATTGGGCCCCATGAAGAAATATAATCGATATACTCGTTATTATCTTCATCGGTAAGAATACTACCTTTTGCTTTCTTAATAAAAACAGGCGTACCACCTACCGATTTAAAAGCTCTAACTGGTGAGTTAACACCTCCTGGAATATATTGCTGAGCTTGATCGAACAGCTCTGAACTTCTTTTGTATTGGTGCATATTATTTGTGTTTTATGAGTTTAAATAATTGTGACACATTTCTAGTAACGAATAAACATTTGTATTATCCGCCATAACAACGTGTTCTGAGTAATCTAATAACTTAACGGCTGTTGTACTTCCAATTGCTACACAAGGTATCTTTTCATGGATTTTGTATTTACTAAAAAAACTAACCACTGCACTTGGGCTACAAAAACAAACAGCATCAAATGTGGAAACCTCAAGGTCTGGTTGTGTTAGATTTGTTTTGTAACATTCTATTTCTTCAAATTCAAACTCTTTTTCTTGCATGAACTCAGAAATATTACTTTGACGTAAATTACCTGAAAAGTGAATGTAAGAGTTTGCACTTTGCGTTTCTAATAAATCAATTAATGATTGTGAATTGTGAAGCTTAGGGACACTTGCTTTTATTCCTAAATCAAGCAGGGCATGTGCTGTTTTAATGCCAACGGCAAAAGCTTTTTTGTCTTTTATATTTATCAAATTGTCGATATGATCAGAAATACTTTTGACTGCATTCTGACTTGTGAAAATCCAACTCGATTGTTCTTTCGTGTTAATTCGATTAATTGTATCTTCAGTAAGTTCTTGCAAATCAACTGTAATAAATGCTTTAGCGGTAACAGAAAGATTTAATTCTTTTGCGTATTTTAAATGTTCAGAGTTTAATGATCTTGTTACAAGTATATTATTTGATTTTGCTAATGGCATGAATAAAAGTTCAATTAAGTTTGTGTTCGCAAGCTAACAAATTTAACAAATCCGTTCACTTTTATACTCAGGATTTATAATAATTTATCAAATGTTTGAAAATTAGATCATCAGAAGATTTAGGATGAAAGAATCAACCTTTCATACGTTAAAAAGTATTAATCTGTTTGCCTATCACTAATAGCTTTTATACTTTTAGTGTGCTTAAAATAGGGATGAAAGTTTTTTAGATACTGATTGAATTAGAAATATCAGTATACTTCAGTTTTAAGAATTCATCAAAGACTAAAATCAGTAGAATATTTATGACTGAGAACAATAGAGAAGAAGAGAGAAGACAGATATTATTTCGTTACAAGCATTTGCTTAAAACATGCACGAATATAATTACAAGGGCAGATTTAAAATTGGTTCGAAAAGCATTCGTTTTAAGTTTAGAAGATCATGATGGAGAGAGGAGAACGAATGGGGATCCCGCCATTTACAAAACGCTATCAACGGCGCAAATTGTAGTTGATGAATTAGGTTTAGGGCGTACTTCAGTTATTTGCTCATTATTATATGATATTGTACAAAAAAAGAGAATTACTTTAGATGAAGTAAACAATCTCTTTGGACCGAAAGTGACCCAAATTATTGATGGTCTAGTTAAGGTTACCGATATCTATAATCAAAATCCAACATTGCAATCAGAGAATTTCAGGAAACTGTTGCTAAGCTTTGCCGATGATGTTCGAGTGGTGTTGATTATTATGGCTGATCGTTTGTTTAACCTGCGAAGCCTAGAGAATAAAACAGCTAAAGAGCAAGTGGCATTGGCAAAAGAAATCGAGTTTCTTTATATTCCATTTGCACATCGTTTGGGAATGTACAATGTGAAATCTGACATGGAAGATTTGGCATTGCGATATTTACAACCAGAAATTTACTTCGATATAGAGAAGAAATTGAAGGATAGTGAAGAACAGCGTCAAAAATTCATTAATGATTTTATAGAGCCAATAAAAACAGAATTAGATCAGCAAGGTTTAAAATATAAAATTAAAGCAAGAACAAAATCGATTGCTTCTATTCTTCACAAAATGAAGACAAAGCAGGTTGAATTTGAAGAGGTTTACGATATTTTTGCAATTCGAATTATTCTAAAAGCATCGGCCAAGAAAGAAAAATCGGAATGTTGGAAAGTTTATTCTGCAGTTAGTGATTTATATCGTCCTAATCCAAAGCGATTACGAGATTGGATCACCATTCCCAAGTCGAATGGATATGAGTCTTTACACACAACTGTAATGGCTCCAGATAAACGTTGGGTTGAAGTTCAGATTCGTAGCAAGAGAATGAATAAGGTTGCGGAACAAGGATTTGCAGCACACTGGAAATACAAAGGAGGAAAAGGTGAAGGTGGCGGATTAGATTCATGGCTTCAAGATATTCGTGAAGTTCTTGAAAGTCAAGGTGGAGATTCTATTGATTTGATTGATAACTTTAAGGCAGATTTATACAATAAAGAAATTTATGTATTTACTCCTAAAGGAGATCTAAAGCAATTATCTGCTGGAGCAACTTTATTGGATTTTGCTTATTCCATCCATTCAGATGTGGGTGATAAGTGTATTGGAGGTACCGTAAATCAGAAAAATGTTCCCATAAGACAAGTTTTAAACAATGGAGATCAAGTTTCGGTTACAACATCCAATTCTCAAAAACCAAAATCCGATTGGTTAAATTTTGTAGTGTCTACAAAGGCAAAAAACAAAATTCGTCAGTCGATGAATGAGGAAATGCTAAAAGAGGCTGATTTAGGAAAAGAGACTCTGAAGCGTAGAATGAAAAATTGGAAAATTGAGTTTTGTGATGAAAACATCAGAAAATTAATGACCTATTACAAGTACAAGTTAGCTGTTGATTTGTATTGTGGAATTGAGTCGGAAGAGCATGATTTATCCGAAATAAAAGACATCCTTACTGATAAAAAAGAAGTAGAGAAGGTTGTCGCTCCTGAATCTCCAGATTATTCACAAAGAAAAATTACGAAAGAGGGAGAGGATGTTCTAATTGTTGATGAGAATATTTCGAATGTTGAATATTCCTTAGCAAATTGTTGTAATCCTATTTTTGGAGATGATATTTTTGGCTTTATTACCATAGGAAAAGGAATTAGAATTCATCGTATAGGTTGCTCAAATGCGAGGGAAATGCAGAGTCGTTACCCATATCGAGTTGTTAAGGCAAATTGGACTGATAAAGGATCTGCTTCTTATCAAGCAATATTGCACATTACAGGTGACGATGAATTAGGGATAGTAAGTAATATTTCTGATGTAATTTCAAA contains:
- a CDS encoding pyridoxal-phosphate dependent enzyme, yielding MKITKEILQETQQRIKPFVHRTPIMSSQLINEIAGVEIYFKCENFQKMGAFKMRGATNAILQLSETEREFGVATHSSGNFAQALALAAKLQGIKAYVVMPSNAPEIKKTAVKGYGGDVIECIPTLEARETTLNDIVNKTGAIFLHPYNDYQVIEGQGTAAMELIEEHDDLDAIFTPVGGGGLLAGTAMAAHHFSPKTKVIAGEPMGADDAWQSLQKGEIVPQTNPQTIADGLLTSLGDKTFPIIKEHVEEIIRVEEKEIIAAMRLIWERMKLIVEPSSAVALAALLKEKKKYKGQKIGIILSGGNVELSKLPF
- the hemB gene encoding porphobilinogen synthase codes for the protein MSLRPLFPDTRMRRLRYSKVVRDMVAETSLSADDLIMPLFVCPGEKVKNPIKSMPGNDQLSVDMLVEKCKELHAAGVKSVLLFGIPESKDEDGSVATHEHGIVQKATRAIKEVLPEMYIIADICNCEYTTHGHCGTIIDGDVDNDSTLVTLSAQAVSLAEAGVDMVAPSDMMDGRIAHMRAALDENCFEKMPIMAYSAKYASGFYGPFRDAADSAPQFGDRSTYQMDPRNSDEAIREVEMDIAEGADIVMVKPALSYLDVIYRTKHEFNTPVAAYNVSGEFSMVKAAQERDWIDGNRVMMEIMTSIKRAGADIIITYHAQEVAEILNKK
- a CDS encoding RelA/SpoT family protein yields the protein MTENNREEERRQILFRYKHLLKTCTNIITRADLKLVRKAFVLSLEDHDGERRTNGDPAIYKTLSTAQIVVDELGLGRTSVICSLLYDIVQKKRITLDEVNNLFGPKVTQIIDGLVKVTDIYNQNPTLQSENFRKLLLSFADDVRVVLIIMADRLFNLRSLENKTAKEQVALAKEIEFLYIPFAHRLGMYNVKSDMEDLALRYLQPEIYFDIEKKLKDSEEQRQKFINDFIEPIKTELDQQGLKYKIKARTKSIASILHKMKTKQVEFEEVYDIFAIRIILKASAKKEKSECWKVYSAVSDLYRPNPKRLRDWITIPKSNGYESLHTTVMAPDKRWVEVQIRSKRMNKVAEQGFAAHWKYKGGKGEGGGLDSWLQDIREVLESQGGDSIDLIDNFKADLYNKEIYVFTPKGDLKQLSAGATLLDFAYSIHSDVGDKCIGGTVNQKNVPIRQVLNNGDQVSVTTSNSQKPKSDWLNFVVSTKAKNKIRQSMNEEMLKEADLGKETLKRRMKNWKIEFCDENIRKLMTYYKYKLAVDLYCGIESEEHDLSEIKDILTDKKEVEKVVAPESPDYSQRKITKEGEDVLIVDENISNVEYSLANCCNPIFGDDIFGFITIGKGIRIHRIGCSNAREMQSRYPYRVVKANWTDKGSASYQAILHITGDDELGIVSNISDVISKDLRVQMRSISVDTNAGAFVGNVTVVIASTEHLDTLIVKLKKIKGVHRVSRYDAVS
- the hemL gene encoding glutamate-1-semialdehyde 2,1-aminomutase is translated as MHQYKRSSELFDQAQQYIPGGVNSPVRAFKSVGGTPVFIKKAKGSILTDEDNNEYIDYISSWGPMILGHAHPSVIKAIKDKVEDSTSFGAPTGLEIEIAKLIVDMVPNIDKVRMVNSGTEACMSAIRVARGYTGRNKFIKFEGCYHGHSDSFLIKAGSGASTFGEPNSPGVTPGTANDTLTAKYNDIENVKQVVADNKGEISAIIIEAIAGNMGCVLPKKGFLEELRQICDEEGILLIFDEVMSGFRLAKGGAQEYFGVKADLVTFGKVIGGGMPVGAYAGPDEIMKVVSPVGPVYQAGTLSGNPIAMIAGYTLLTELNEKPEHFTELAAKCEYLHKGLDKVLTASGFDYKINRCGSMISIFFTDVDVVDFDTAATANNELFPKFFHEMLKRGVYLPPSSFESYFLSNSLTYEMLDKTIQAAKESLEAMK
- a CDS encoding uroporphyrinogen-III synthase — encoded protein: MPLAKSNNILVTRSLNSEHLKYAKELNLSVTAKAFITVDLQELTEDTINRINTKEQSSWIFTSQNAVKSISDHIDNLINIKDKKAFAVGIKTAHALLDLGIKASVPKLHNSQSLIDLLETQSANSYIHFSGNLRQSNISEFMQEKEFEFEEIECYKTNLTQPDLEVSTFDAVCFCSPSAVVSFFSKYKIHEKIPCVAIGSTTAVKLLDYSEHVVMADNTNVYSLLEMCHNYLNS
- a CDS encoding double-cubane-cluster-containing anaerobic reductase; protein product: MADYTKMWTDLGLNHANHDALLENLGGAYQSIFMSQEQRPEGMGYFDFVMSEAHGLRIQELGEEQEAGRKIIGSFCVFVPEELVLAAGCTSVGLCAGADFAQEEVEKVLPRNTCSLIKSFFGFSLGKVCPYMEVSDLIVGENTCDGKKKSFETFSQMVPNFYQMDLPQNKAPMGRKLLKHEYMAFVAKLEEMTGKKISLEDLKQGIATVNAKRNALARLSKVRMADPSPISGLDALLINQIAFLDNPARFTEKVNALCDELELSVKENKGVKAEKAPRIVISGCPMAIPNWKVPAIIEATGAVIVGEESCIGERGQRNTTDASADSLDGLIDAVVDRYFKIDCAVFTPNQERVEHIKEMAKNTSSDGVIHYGLQFCQPYIMESYSVEKTLEKDGVSVLRLETDYSQEDMGQLSTRVEAFVEIIK
- a CDS encoding acyl-CoA dehydratase activase; this encodes MRQAGIDIGSRSIELVVIEEGKVVVSKQAESGFNPVERVEELIADVSFDKVMATGYGRASLEIAFDYPTITEIKAYGIGAAALHPGVRGILDIGGQDTKVISLNEKGKVFKFEMNDKCAAGTGKFLEMMATSLGYEQHTLGLEALKGQEGIEINSMCAVFAESEVTSLLAKGCQRADIALAIHQSVCRRAVGMIKRQDLKAPILFAGGVANNSCMIHLLQQTLGEDLIIPESPQFVGAYGAAVLAGLQ
- the hemE gene encoding uroporphyrinogen decarboxylase, with product MSQSIFLDTINGIKRERPPVWFMRQAGRVLPSYMKLRESYGFKHMMEEPKLAAEVTLLPIHDLGVDAAILFSDILVIPEALGMELSFEGKGPTFKTALKDVEDPLKFLTDMPEKLEHIYKAIDEILATKPAEIPLIGFCGGPLTTLCYMFQGFSQNLNFPDFVPAIYRDKATMKKLVTRITEMSIHYALKQVEHGIQAFQLFETHAGLIPIELYKEVFLPSVKAILGAVRAKGVKTIYLPKGLGTGINMVNHDLCDCVSVDWQTPLHEVRKIVGEDMILQGNFDPRTLLADKNAIDQEFEYHLNYGRKDHKWIFNLGHGLLPNIPVENVKYLIDKVKTSDWGR